TTCAATTACACATAACCGTCATTTACTTATATGTGTGCACATGGATTCATGAATCAAGATCACAAATAAATGTAGCCGTCATTTGCTTATTCAAGGTTAACTAATCTTGTCAAATCATTACTTAGTAATCCACATGGTGGTGCGGCCCAATCACACATTTATGAATGGTCTTTAGTCAAACCTTGATTACATCAATTGGATGGCCCATGTGATACACACAGTTGACGGCAACACCATAAGTCATACTTCTTATTCCACATACACACAAATCAAATCAGTTAATAGTCATTTAACATCCATGCAGCCTAAATCATTATTCATTTATTAACAATACATATGTCACTTTGTTAATTACTTCACACACAAACCATATCAACAAATAAGAATTACAACAGGTATGAAACTACTAACCAAGAACGTGACTGAGCAAGATACTATCTCGAGGGGGGGGCTGCCACTGCGATCGTGCGATTAGGGTTGTTACAAGAtgagtatatttttttttttagataaTGAAACTTACATATCCTATATGCGCCTGACTTTTGAGTTCGTGAACCAGGCCCACCTTTGGTTCGTCTTTGGGCTCAAGGGGAAAGGTGCAGCCCAAACAAGAGATGTGTGAGTTATGGTGTACGGTTTGGCTATTGTGCAAAACATATACCATCTAATGACTTTACTATCAAGCAATTTCACTAATCAATTATAACCAATCAATTTATTTAAACCGTTCATTCATTTAACATATACCCATCAAGTATCAAAAGATCTAATGCAAAAATGGTTGagaaattacgagttgtcacaaaaataATATATTCATATACTCATGCACCAACTATGAGTAAAGCCATATAAGAAACAAATGAGAAAATAGCATTTAAAGATGGTCCAAAATCAATCTACAATCTAATTACAGCAGCATCAACTAACTGACTCCCAGATTGTTTGAGAGTCCAattactaaaaaaaaaaattaaaccttaAATTTATTTAACCCTCAATCAACCAATTCACCATTTTCTTCATCTTGATTCTTGCCATTAGGGACATCTCTTATTCTCGAAGGCGGTGGCACCTTCTTGCGGTCACGGTCATTGCTCGAAGCGCAACCTTCACGAGGCTTCGACTTTAACCTTAGCCCGAGCCCAAATATCTTACACAGACTGTTCCAACTCACCCCTTTAGTCTTCACAAGCTTATTGATCTCTTTCTTCATGGTCAAACACTCTTTCTCGAGCTCAGAAACCCGTCCCCGCATGTCCTCTGCCATTAACCGACGGTCGTTTTCTCTGGTGGTTAAAAGTTGCACATTCCCACTTTCCGGTAGCACCATGCTGCTGCTCAGGTGAGGCTGTGAGTTGTAATTGTCAGAAACGTATAAGCAGCCAGCTACAGATGTACGCAGCCGAAGCTGCTCGAAAAAGAGGACTTGGACTATGAACCGAAGCGGTAGTCTCTCATTTTGGGCCGCGTGGGTGCTGGCTTCTAGCGACAGTTTCTGGCAGTCCAAGAGCCTGATGATTAGTTCTCGGTCTAAATCAGTTAGCCATGGATGTGCCTGCAAAGCACAAAAGGAATGCATCATTGAGTTGTATATTGTATAGAATAACCACAAACGACAATGCTTATTGAGTAAAAAACACAATACAAAAGTGTCGGCTGACTTTCAAGGTCAAACAAACTAAATTTCCACTACAAAAGGTTGGAAATCTCTGTATCCTTTTGAGGAAAAGATGATAAATCTCTTTCATTTGTAGCAAATACTATGTATACGAACATTTCGGTTTTATATTTTTAGTAAAAGCCACCTTTTTTATACCTCACAAGACTAAGTGGTTGGACCATCAAAAGTCAACCCTGCAATTAGAAGTAGAACAAGAGGAATAACAAAGTACCAAACACATAGCAGATCATACGATCTTGAGAGTGTTGGAAATTTCGACCCGTTTACTTATCAGTGCCGGGTTATATTTTATCTTCTAATGGTTCAAAAGGGTAACATAAAAAGTATTAACCAAAAAGTAAACATGTTAAAAGCTCAAACAAACCTCTTAAATTGCTTTACTAGAAAAATTatgttatttttaattatatttaacACTATACTCATAAAAAAGTCAAAAACTTTGGACACAAAGTGGCGGGTCAACGGTCAACCTAACATGACCTGTCCCAGAAATTACCCGATTTTGACTTGTTACCCAACCCGTCCATATTTCCACCTTTAGTTCGGAGCTACTTCTTACTTTGAGGTATATATCAACTGCGCGATAAATCCCGTCATCCATTGGTCTTGCATAATCCGGAACAGTAGCAGCCAAAGACTGAAACTTTTCCAGCTTTAAGTTAACATCAGACGCCACCTCAGCAAGGTAATTGTCAACAAGATTAGCCACCATTGTCATTGGTGCGAGTGAGCGAGACTTCCCGatcaattcatcatcatcatcatcatcgtcatcattatCACCATTAAAACTCGATTCagtaacttcactttcttcttgaTCCTGCTCGGCAACCATGAAATGATCAAGCATCCTTTGAACACAATCGATCTCATAAAGTGTCTCACTTGAATAACCCATGTTCGGAATAAGAATATCTTCAATGGAAGCTTGATCCAACTGCATCCCGATCCGTCTTTCCAAATTGCCAATACATAAAGGGTTACAATGTAAAATCATCGCGGTTCGTAGCAGCCTAAGAAGGAGCTTAGTGGGAACAACTTGCTTTTGACTCGGGAGTAAGTCAACTATCTCTTCAAGAAGAATCTTTTGATCTGAATTCAAATATAACGACGACGACGACGAAGAAGAAAGATTCCCACTTGAAAAAGTCGATTCTCTACCGAGTAAAGGAAGGTACTTTTTCGCATAGTACATGAGGGACCCGGCTATCCGTTCTTGATCAAGATTTCTTGATTCAACGGCCAAGATGAATCGTCTGTAAAGATGTAAACTCAGCTTAGAAACATCATCATACCACCAATCTTGATTTGTGGAAGTGGTTTGGATTCCGTTCCAGATCACCGTAGCAAAAGGGTTATCTTTTGATTCCGTTCCACTCCCGCTAAACAAACCGTTATCAAACGTACAAGCTTTAAGTGCAAGAGACTCGATGCATCTTGAAACTATATCAAGCTTTTCTGCAtattcaaccatttcttcacacGACTCGAGTGCTTTCAATGTATCGATCCAGGTATCAAACACTACTTTGAAATAGCTTTCGGTGTGATCTATGAGATTTCCTTCTCCATATTCTTCCGTCATTTGAAGATATTCAGACGCGCATCGAAGAGGAACTACATTGGTTGAGTTGACTTCTAGTTTGACCCCATAACAAAACTTAGCAATTAGCAAAAAGATTTTCGGCCCTCCTGGTAGATCATGAAGTTTAGCAAAAGATCGTTTTTCATCTTCAAACGTAATCTTTCCCTCGTCATCTGAAGAATCCCCAATGAGGTTTTCCAACATTTTGCTTCTGGACACCAACGGGAACTGCAAGTTATGACAAACAAAGTGTCTATTCAATATAGTTACAGGATAACACCGTAAAGGGGCACATAGAAACACCTCGTAAACGGTTACAATAGTTAGGCGGTTGGATGATAGTTTTTACGTCTTATCCATttgttgtctagttttttatATCAATTATGTATATATCTCTGAATTCAAAAAACTGTATGCACAAATGCTGTGtagttaaaaaaatatttcatttTGCTAACAACTActattagggctgcaaacgaaccaaacgaacatgaacaagatcttgttcgtgttcgtttgtcaagaaatatatgtgttcgcgacccgttcacgaacacttatcgaacaagatttcatgttcatgttcgtttgttaaggaaatgaacttgttcgtgttcgtttgtgtttgtttgttaattttaggcaacgaacgttgacgaacacaaatgagaacaaactaatgttcatgaacacaaatggaaacaaacgaacacaaacaatcgtttatgaacagaatatataatacaccgacacttattaatatttaatttgttggaattttaaagtatttaaataaatataaaaactaaaaacactaatgaagtaTCGAACACAAACCAACCCGttatcgaacgttcacgaacgaacacgacctctgttcatgtttgttcatttaactaaacgaacgaaatttcttgttcgtgttcgtttgtttaataaacaaacggccacaaacgaacttcccgctgaACAGTTCACAAATTGTTcactgaacgtttggttcgtttgcagccctaactACTATAGTAAGTGATTATCAATCataaaaaaaatgagtaaaaacaTACCTTGTGAAGTTGAAATGAAACATCTCCAACTTCAATGGTAACATCACTTGGAAGTCCAGATGAACAAATCCTGCAAAATTTACTTGTAAATTCATATTGTTCCAACACTAGGAAGTGAGTAAGTAACTATCAAAAGTGAATAAATTTAATATCTTAAAACGTCTTAAATATAAAAAACATCATTGATCTTCTCAATACATGTTTTGCACATTCTAATTCAAATGAGAACATAGGATTACCACTAATAACCAGCACATATTTATATAAACATTCCATTATACTTTAAAAGCTTCCTTTTCTATGCATGAAATTTGAACCCTGGTTGACTTTCTAGAGTCAAACAAAGCTTTATTGAAATGCATCATTAATTATATAACATGCTAATTCACAAGTGTAGCAATTCTTATAAACATCAATGTAATCATCAAAACCTTATCAAAAACATTATAATCCATGTCAATTTTTGAGCAAAAAACATTTGTTTTGACtccagaatttttttttttatatatgtattttttcattcatacttgccaagttacatcaaaacagaaagGTAGACGGGCACCAAAAGCTGCGCCGccacccctttctgaattgcaaatcCCAATCTACCAAATACAAAACCCCGCTGAGCAATTGTATCTCTAATTTTAAAAATGAAGAAACACACATCTTCCACCACTGAAAATTTCCAATAATATTTGTCAGATTTCAGAACATCTTATTTTCAACAAAACTTATTGCCCCTGCTGCCCCATCAACCCCACATCCAAAAacatgaataataataataataatattaacacaTTTACCATCAATTCAGACCCAAACCCTGCAAACAAACAAATTTTACAAAACAATTCAAAACGCAaatgccaatgatctctagatgaAGTGGTGGAGGGCGTGCATTTCtcttctcttgagagatgcaggttcgactcccacttggtgcagagtgaggcactggtgggcaatgataggagacccaggaaacctgggttggatccttgagccaaacgggtttaccggtaatttcactgtcgtgcctacgggcgggtggatTACCgtgttttccccggaattggtggtggactcgggttactctcggagtactccgtttgtccagtggtgccccgagagtgctcgggttcaaaaaaaaatcaaaacgcAAATGTGGGTATCAAAACAAACCCATAATCCAATCCAATCACAATTCACAAAACCAAAAACACCACTAAAAGGGTATCGAACAAAATtactataaaaaaataaaaaccgagAAGTGGGTATTGATCAAAAAGAGAATCAAGATATACCCACCCAGGAATCAATTTTCATAAAACAATGTAAAATCGTATCGAATCATAACTGAAAACGAAAATTGGATAAGAACTAACCAGGTTTTAGAATTTTGATCGAGATGAAAAATGTCTGATTTGGGTCCCAATGCCATCGGCGCGTATATTAATAAATACAGGGTGGGTTGAGTTGAGATTGTGAATTGAAATGTGGAGATATGAATGAATAGATATATAAAAAAAGAGAATGAGAGAGTGATGATGAAGAATGAGGgtaaatgtatgtatgtaatgaGTAAAAACGcactctttctctttctctttcttatGGTCCCTAGTCTACAGGGGAAAAATCCAGGGGGATAGAAGAATCTGTTCTTGCTGTTGCACCTGCAACACTCACTATATATTTTCTTCCACAAATTGTCCTTCGATTATTAATCAATTACCAAATTTACTCCCCCTACGAGATATTATTTTACTTAAAGTGTTTACTGGTACGCGTCTAAACTAATTGGAAATTTACAATTGTGCGTCTAACATTGAATAGTGCACCTAGGTTTCCATGTTATGATGTATATGATTATAATGGCGTCTAAGTTCCAACTTGTTACAATGCGTCTAAAATCATTTGCGATTAGGCGACGAAACTAGGGACTGGTACAAAAAAAACGAAACCGAACATGAGTGAAAACGCAAACCGGATATTGTATCGATTATGGCAGTATGGTACCAGTAGTGCAAAATTACCGaaatcgaaaaccataaaaatgtaTACAGATACCGACACTGATGTTGTTCAGTCGGTATCTATATACATTTCTATGGGTATCAGTACGTGTTATATCCTGGACCATTGATACGTTTCACATGTGAAAATTCATTTTTACATTAACCATAGTAGTATAATTTGTAATGGACTAAAAGGATAAAATTGTTATTATGTAATAACTACAATTTTGAAAGAAATTCTTGTGTGGATGATAATTGTCTAGTAGGATTTTACACAAAATAATAGTAACAACTTGACAACAAGCGCTAGAAAGTATGGTATTTTTTTAGAAATTTACAGTGAAGGCAAATTTCTTTATCGGTAACTACGTTTAAGATGTCATACGTTGTCGGAGCATGTGGGGGGACCAAACAGGCCTTTATGTAAAAAGGAAGGGTTTGTACATTGTAATGTAGGACATCGAGTCTCACAATCCACAATTGTGGTCCTCGTAATGTACAACTGGGTTGATTTAGCTGATTATTCAACAGCTACATACGTATTATATTTTGATAATTTTATATGGTTATAGGTGTACAAAGTCTTTGATTTGGTGTTAAATTTGGAGTAGCTTTGGTTGATTAGTTGAATCTTGATGGACAATAATGGTAATATACAGCTAAAAAAATGGAGTAAATGTTTGACTTTTATGGATATATAATCGAACTATAGTTGGTATTTATAGGATTAATTAAGACATTATATTATATAATCAAGTCCTAGACATGACACAAATTATACACACAATGTCACAATGGTCACATGCAACACTTTGCTTGGGTGGTTTCATATGAAAATGCAAATGATCCCAACTTCACAAAAATATCTAAACTCGGTTAGCAAATGTCCTCGTTTTAGTCAGAGTCATCCTTAAGGTGTCGACATCATGTCTATCACATGAAATAAAAGCAAAGAATCTAAATATTAGTTTGAATAGTTATGTATATATGTTAAAGTCCTAGCTATTCACCAAATTAATGATGCACTCCTTGcaagttgtgttttttttttttttttttttttttttttttttttttttttttttaacacactCCTTGCAAGATTATATGTTAAAACACCCAATTTGAGTGTTTGACATAAACGCATTGAGTTAATGGCTAGATAATAGTGTGTGCTCCTGATATTTGTTTGTCTGGTTTAATCGGAAGTTACACGTATGACTATCATAACACATAACAGACAATTCTTTTAATATAATTCGAAAACTTATACATAATACGAGTTATACACACAACAGTTACATGCAACTATTTGTGTGGGTGACATCATGTGAAAATGCAAAAGGTCCCAACTTTTCATAAATATCTAAGCTCGGTTATGAAGATTTTCTTGTTTTAGTAAGAGCCTTTTAGGGTGTGGTCACCCCTTTCACTTTGAGTCAATCACACGAAATAAAGAAAAGAATTAATGTGAATAAGTCTGGATGTATGTTAAAATGACGGCTATTAAACCTAATGATGCATTTCTTGTAAGATTATGTATAAAAATCCCAATTTGACATAAGATGCATTAAGCAGAAGAAGTAGATAACATAGACTGTTGTCTTATCTATTTATTTATATGGTTTAATTTTAAGTcactttcatatatatatatatatatatgttgcataatatattacttttattattgttaaaatgAATGATTATAAGCTAGAGGTGTAAAAGAACCTGGTTTGGGTCGGATGAACTGGTTTTCAACCCGGCCTAATCTAAAAAAACTAGTTTGGGCCCCGGCCCAACCTGGTAGTTTGGCATATGTTCGGAGCTGAGAACTAGTTCCAACCTGAATTGATTTGGCCCAatccaaaaaacaaaaaaaaaacacggtTTTAATGCTCTAAACCCGTTTGAACCTGACCCAAATCAGTGTGAgtaggtttgtttttttttttcaacctaACATCGGTTTATAACCTGAACCGGTTTAGCCCATTCTAAAAAAACAGTTCTGTTTTGAAACTGGTTCGGTTGGGTCCAAACCAGTTTTTGTACACACTATTAACAATGTTGATATCGTGGATGAAGCCCAGTCCATAAATGAGCCCGAAAGATATAAAACCGGCCCATAACCATTGTCAGTTCACTACACAAGCATATCATCATCTTCAGACGACTTGGGTCAATACTGTTGCTGGTGAGAGAGATGGAGTTCTTCGTTGCCAGATCTCGATTAACCCTAATCTTCTCactcttcttctttctctctctatgtTTCCGATCGTCTTCTTCACTCTCATCGTCACCAACGGACCTGAAGATCCTCACCGCCGAACGCAGAGTAAGATCTCCGATCACAACTCATCATTTCCGCAATCAATTTCACTAGTTAAAACCTATGCATATCGTGCTATCTGATGTGCAATTCTGGTTCGATTATTGTAAGCTGATTAACGCCGGAATTGATTTTAAAATCGATCGAATTTAAATTGAGATTTGAACCGATTGAGGTTATGAAATTGAATCAATGCAATAATAGCTTTCTGTTGATTTAggttaaattttatttattattggtGGTTGTATTGTCTGTTTGGATTTTGATCTCCTGTAATAATGTTGACTGCTGTTTTTGCAGATTGACTTGGCTTCACACATTATTAGGGTTGTGTTGACTTTGAAGGTACTCTTCTCTAACAAGACCTTATTTCCTGAATAATTTATATGTACTGTGTTTGTTTTAAGTTAAAGAATGCTGTTGGTTTTCGGTCGTGTTTCGGTGTGGACGGGATGGTTATATAGGTGTCAGATTCAATAAGAAACTTCACCAGTTGGGTTAGAAATACACATTTTGGAGCTTAAAAATGTGTAGATAACTAGATATCAGTTACTTATTGTACATGGTTTGCTGACATAACGTGTGGAAGCTGTAGAAGCTATATCGTAGAAAATTATTTGATGCTGGAATATTACAGGTACAAAATGATGGGGCATCCCCTGCTTCAGATGTTCTTCTTGCGTTTCCACCAGCACAAGCGAAGCATCTAGCACTGATCCACGCTGCAGAAGTTGctgggaagaagaggaagaaaacTCTACATCCACTAGATGTGAAGACAAGCAGCAATGCTGAAGGGCCAAATGGGGCCAAGTTATACTCCATTTCCTTAAGAAATCCCTTGAGCACAGGTGGATCCGTGTCATTAGAAGTTTCGTATGTTTTGACCCAATCTCTTGAACCTTTCCCTGTTGAGATAAGTCAATCAGAACCGCAACTTGTCTTGTACCGTGACAGTGCGTTAATATTGTCACCATATGAAATTAAACAACAAACTACAGTTATTAGGACACCAAGCACCAAAGTGGAATCATTTACTAGAGTAGAACCGTCTACCCATTTGCGTACTGAGCTCAAGTATGGGCCTTATGAGGACCAGCCTGCTTTTTCATATACTCCTATCGTTGTTCATTTTGAGAATAACAATCCATTTGCTGTGGTTGAGGAACTTGTTAGAGAAATTGAAATTTCTCACTGGGGCAACCTGCAAGTTACCGAGCATTACACATTGGTGCATAACGGTGCTAGACACAAAGGAGGGTTCTCAAGGTCAGGCCGCTAGTCTGAACTCTGAATCATCAATGTGGTTATGTGTCGTTTACTTTGTTAATTAGTTTTTGGCTTCTTGGATCTTAATTTTGCAGGGTTGAATATCAATCTAGGCCGACTTACAGTGGCGTTGCATCCTTCAAAAGTCTTCTTGTAAAATTACCCCCGAGGGTTCACTCTGTCTACTACCGTGATAACATAGGCAATATCTCAACATCACATTTAAGGACAGGTTACAGTAAGGTAGTTTAAACCTTCATGCCTAAACTGTTAAGGTTTCGTTCTTATACACCAATGGTTATACTAAATTTTATTTATGCAGTCCGAAATGGAAATTGAGCCTCGGTATCCTTTATTGGGAGGTTGGAAAGCCACATTCGTCATTGGGTATGGGCTACCATTGGAAGATGTTCTTTTCGAGTCAGCTGATGGTAAGCGGTATCTGAATTTCAGTTTTGGATGTCCTATTGCTGAAACACTggtaaacaaaataacaaacaagGTACAAAAATCGTGTGTACACAtacatatttttaattttaagtGATCCCCACTCTTCTTCGTCGTTTTGTTAATAAATAGAAAACCTATTTCAGGTTGTGCTGCCTGAAGGATCTAAAAATCCATCTGTTGCGGTTCCATTTTCCGTGGAACAGCGTGCAGAGGTAGCTTCATTTGTACTATGCATAATCTTTAGCAGTTGGTAAACAATAAAATGTGATTATAGCTCGAGTCTGATTTGAATTTATCCATTTTTAATATTTGCAGACGAGTTATTCGTATCTTGACATTGTTGGAAGACCAGTGGTGGTTTTGGAAAAGGAAAACGTAGTTCCTGAACACAACTCTCTTTTCCAGGTGATTAGACACTGCTTGCATATTAAGCTTTTCTTTCATCTCAAATACTTTTTCATGTCCAATTGTCTGTTAACCATCTTTCCGGCTTTGTTTTTGCAGGTTTACTATGATTTCCACCCAATGTTCATGCTTGCAGAGCCATTGATGTTAATATCAGTGTTCTTCTTCTTGTTTGTTGCTGCCTTGGCTTACATTCACATGGACATCTCAATAAGAAAATGAAGAGCGGCACAATGCTG
Above is a window of Helianthus annuus cultivar XRQ/B chromosome 14, HanXRQr2.0-SUNRISE, whole genome shotgun sequence DNA encoding:
- the LOC110904655 gene encoding BTB/POZ domain-containing protein At5g03250 — its product is MALGPKSDIFHLDQNSKTWICSSGLPSDVTIEVGDVSFQLHKFPLVSRSKMLENLIGDSSDDEGKITFEDEKRSFAKLHDLPGGPKIFLLIAKFCYGVKLEVNSTNVVPLRCASEYLQMTEEYGEGNLIDHTESYFKVVFDTWIDTLKALESCEEMVEYAEKLDIVSRCIESLALKACTFDNGLFSGSGTESKDNPFATVIWNGIQTTSTNQDWWYDDVSKLSLHLYRRFILAVESRNLDQERIAGSLMYYAKKYLPLLGRESTFSSGNLSSSSSSSLYLNSDQKILLEEIVDLLPSQKQVVPTKLLLRLLRTAMILHCNPLCIGNLERRIGMQLDQASIEDILIPNMGYSSETLYEIDCVQRMLDHFMVAEQDQEESEVTESSFNGDNDDDDDDDDELIGKSRSLAPMTMVANLVDNYLAEVASDVNLKLEKFQSLAATVPDYARPMDDGIYRAVDIYLKAHPWLTDLDRELIIRLLDCQKLSLEASTHAAQNERLPLRFIVQVLFFEQLRLRTSVAGCLYVSDNYNSQPHLSSSMVLPESGNVQLLTTRENDRRLMAEDMRGRVSELEKECLTMKKEINKLVKTKGVSWNSLCKIFGLGLRLKSKPREGCASSNDRDRKKVPPPSRIRDVPNGKNQDEENGELVD
- the LOC110904656 gene encoding dolichyl-diphosphooligosaccharide--protein glycosyltransferase subunit 1B produces the protein MEFFVARSRLTLIFSLFFFLSLCFRSSSSLSSSPTDLKILTAERRIDLASHIIRVVLTLKVQNDGASPASDVLLAFPPAQAKHLALIHAAEVAGKKRKKTLHPLDVKTSSNAEGPNGAKLYSISLRNPLSTGGSVSLEVSYVLTQSLEPFPVEISQSEPQLVLYRDSALILSPYEIKQQTTVIRTPSTKVESFTRVEPSTHLRTELKYGPYEDQPAFSYTPIVVHFENNNPFAVVEELVREIEISHWGNLQVTEHYTLVHNGARHKGGFSRVEYQSRPTYSGVASFKSLLVKLPPRVHSVYYRDNIGNISTSHLRTGYSKSEMEIEPRYPLLGGWKATFVIGYGLPLEDVLFESADGKRYLNFSFGCPIAETLVNKITNKVVLPEGSKNPSVAVPFSVEQRAETSYSYLDIVGRPVVVLEKENVVPEHNSLFQVYYDFHPMFMLAEPLMLISVFFFLFVAALAYIHMDISIRK